The following coding sequences are from one Bradyrhizobium sp. 200 window:
- a CDS encoding HepT-like ribonuclease domain-containing protein — protein MNDFANLLRHAAYHNTKVEIVWDIIRNHLPLLKAFVEVQIDSRGK, from the coding sequence ATGAATGATTTCGCCAATTTGCTGCGTCACGCAGCATATCACAACACCAAGGTTGAAATTGTCTGGGACATCATTCGGAATCATTTGCCGCTCTTGAAAGCATTTGTGGAAGTTCAAATCGACTCTCGCGGAAAATGA
- a CDS encoding DUF3298 and DUF4163 domain-containing protein produces MIRTLGAFLTTFLAGVMISAFAAEPTPDFSVKTKSIEASVVLDAKIKADPALAANCLAEGKKWAEKNRADADKERKQDPELFRNGPWTMERKYETRSVVDGRYVSIVRGDCEYTGGAHPNSSSDTILWDRSAGKRISIRPFFNETADNGPTLKAMRQGVIASLAAEKKKRGAEGMDASAIEAIEPKLLKIGPVSLAPSTEDGRSSGLTFHYSPYAVGSYAEGEYIAFVPWETLKPYLTPEGARIFGGARPKDDEERPQ; encoded by the coding sequence ATGATCCGAACGCTCGGAGCTTTCCTAACCACCTTCCTGGCCGGTGTGATGATCTCGGCGTTTGCCGCCGAGCCCACGCCGGACTTTTCCGTCAAGACCAAATCGATCGAGGCCAGCGTCGTCCTCGACGCGAAGATCAAGGCCGATCCGGCGCTGGCGGCGAATTGCCTTGCCGAGGGCAAGAAGTGGGCGGAGAAGAACCGCGCCGATGCCGACAAGGAGCGCAAGCAGGACCCTGAGCTGTTTCGCAACGGCCCGTGGACCATGGAGCGGAAATACGAGACGCGCTCGGTGGTCGACGGCCGCTATGTCAGCATCGTCAGGGGCGACTGCGAATATACGGGCGGCGCACACCCCAACAGCTCGTCTGACACGATCCTGTGGGACAGGTCAGCAGGCAAACGCATCAGCATCCGTCCGTTCTTCAACGAAACAGCCGACAACGGCCCGACGCTGAAAGCGATGCGGCAAGGCGTCATTGCGTCCCTCGCGGCCGAGAAAAAGAAACGCGGCGCGGAAGGCATGGATGCCAGCGCCATCGAAGCCATCGAGCCAAAGCTTCTCAAGATCGGGCCGGTCTCGCTGGCGCCATCGACCGAGGACGGCAGGAGCTCCGGCCTGACCTTTCACTATTCACCTTACGCGGTCGGCTCCTACGCCGAAGGCGAGTACATCGCCTTCGTGCCGTGGGAGACGCTGAAGCCATATCTGACGCCGGAAGGCGCTAGGATTTTCGGCGGCGCGCGACCGAAGGACGACGAAGAACGGCCGCAGTGA
- a CDS encoding SRPBCC family protein yields the protein MTTAYYSTVLNHPLETVWALIRDFNNYPAYIEGVSESVIEDNRGGDEVGAVRRFCYLGNWIRQRLAGHSDQAHSLTYAGIEPLPFPAGLVPDAPAPTRYEGTMHLLPVVEGNRTFIEWKVQLDAAPQDADRWQTLFQSWIPDWTHSLERALGRLRT from the coding sequence ATGACGACAGCCTATTACAGCACCGTGCTGAACCATCCCCTGGAAACCGTGTGGGCCCTGATCCGCGACTTCAACAACTATCCGGCCTATATCGAAGGCGTCAGCGAAAGCGTGATCGAGGACAACAGAGGCGGCGACGAAGTCGGCGCCGTCAGGCGCTTCTGCTACCTCGGCAACTGGATCAGGCAGCGGCTCGCCGGCCATTCCGACCAAGCGCACTCGCTGACCTATGCGGGGATCGAGCCGCTGCCATTTCCTGCCGGGCTCGTTCCGGATGCGCCGGCACCGACGCGCTATGAGGGGACGATGCACCTGCTGCCGGTCGTCGAGGGCAACCGGACCTTCATCGAATGGAAGGTGCAGCTCGACGCCGCGCCACAGGATGCCGATCGCTGGCAGACGCTGTTCCAGTCATGGATTCCGGACTGGACGCATTCGCTGGAACGCGCGCTGGGCCGCCTTCGCACGTGA
- a CDS encoding tripartite tricarboxylate transporter substrate binding protein, which translates to MSKITRRAFAASSVAAAAVAGLGFKPALAQAYPARPVTVIVPWGAGGGTDATARIVAALLEKDLGQPFNVVNRTGGSGVVGHSAIATAQPDGYTIGMLTVEISMMHWQGLTELAPKSYTPLALMNEDPPGIQVSSGSPYKTVKELADAIKAAPAGKFKASGTGQGGIWHLALVGWMQAMGLAPNHVAWVPSNGAAPAMQDLAAGGLDLTTCSVPEARAIIEAGKARSLAVMATARNPAFPDVPTLKEAMGIDYSTGAWRGIAGPKGIPADVATKLTASLKKVYDSKEFKDFMSNRGFGTVWGDASEFATFMDKGDAQMGVAMKAAGLSKA; encoded by the coding sequence ATGTCCAAGATTACCCGCCGCGCCTTCGCGGCTTCATCCGTCGCTGCAGCGGCTGTCGCGGGCCTTGGTTTCAAACCGGCCTTGGCGCAGGCCTATCCGGCACGGCCGGTGACCGTGATCGTGCCGTGGGGTGCCGGCGGCGGCACTGACGCGACCGCGCGCATCGTGGCGGCGCTGCTGGAGAAGGATCTCGGGCAGCCGTTCAACGTGGTCAACCGCACCGGCGGCTCCGGCGTGGTCGGCCATTCGGCGATCGCGACCGCCCAGCCCGACGGCTACACCATCGGCATGCTGACGGTGGAAATCTCGATGATGCACTGGCAGGGGCTCACGGAACTCGCACCCAAGAGCTACACGCCGCTGGCGCTGATGAACGAGGATCCGCCCGGCATCCAGGTCAGTTCCGGATCGCCCTACAAGACGGTGAAAGAGCTCGCCGACGCCATCAAGGCCGCGCCTGCCGGCAAGTTCAAAGCCTCCGGCACCGGCCAGGGCGGCATCTGGCATCTCGCGTTGGTCGGCTGGATGCAGGCGATGGGACTCGCGCCGAACCACGTGGCGTGGGTGCCCTCGAATGGCGCTGCGCCGGCGATGCAGGATCTCGCGGCCGGCGGCCTCGACCTCACCACCTGCTCGGTACCGGAAGCGCGCGCCATCATCGAGGCCGGCAAGGCGCGCAGCCTCGCCGTTATGGCTACGGCGCGCAACCCTGCATTCCCCGATGTGCCGACGCTGAAGGAAGCCATGGGCATCGACTATTCGACCGGCGCGTGGCGCGGTATTGCCGGTCCCAAGGGCATTCCGGCCGACGTTGCGACCAAGCTCACCGCGTCGCTGAAGAAGGTCTATGACTCCAAGGAGTTCAAGGACTTCATGAGCAATCGCGGCTTCGGAACGGTCTGGGGCGACGCGTCCGAATTCGCCACCTTCATGGATAAGGGCGACGCCCAGATGGGCGTGGCGATGAAGGCCGCCGGTCTCTCGAAGGCCTGA
- a CDS encoding tripartite tricarboxylate transporter TctB family protein gives MRLPDRVTGLFLVGLGAAAAYGGWQLPPVPGQPVGPNVFPLVIGTGLALCGLAIAFGIGHSFEEEEELIPVEGGQPPPPTGKLYGLRALLPPALLLFYVAVADHLGFIITAALIVYVTSTALGARWKLSLPLAVLAPIGIHLIFSKLLRVPLPAGLLPMPW, from the coding sequence ATGCGTCTACCCGATCGCGTCACGGGATTGTTTCTCGTTGGCCTCGGCGCGGCCGCCGCCTATGGCGGCTGGCAGTTGCCGCCGGTGCCCGGCCAGCCGGTCGGGCCCAATGTTTTCCCGCTGGTGATCGGAACGGGTCTGGCGCTGTGCGGACTCGCGATCGCGTTCGGGATCGGCCATTCTTTCGAAGAGGAAGAAGAACTCATTCCAGTCGAGGGCGGCCAGCCACCGCCACCGACCGGAAAGCTTTACGGCCTGCGCGCCTTGCTCCCGCCGGCGCTCTTGCTGTTCTACGTCGCGGTGGCCGACCACCTTGGCTTCATCATCACGGCAGCGCTGATCGTGTACGTGACCTCAACCGCGCTCGGCGCAAGGTGGAAGCTGTCGCTGCCGCTCGCTGTGCTGGCGCCGATCGGCATTCATCTGATTTTCTCGAAGTTGCTGCGCGTGCCCTTGCCGGCCGGGCTGCTGCCGATGCCCTGGTGA
- a CDS encoding tripartite tricarboxylate transporter permease, translated as MLKTLLDAFALISTWEVIIAMFAASVYGLVIGSLPGLSATMATALLVPVTFYLSPIAAIATIVAASSMAIFSGDIPGALLRIPGTPASAAYADEAYAMTRKGEAELALGAGVWFSAVGGIAGTLSLMILAPPLAEIALSFSTFEYFWLAFLGLMCATLVARSSPVKAIASMFIGLLVACIGIENPGGVPRFTFGMTDLFGGIEPIPALVGVFAVAQVMRAMLTPEPPPIPRRKFGSIMAGQWRLTKKYRWQMTRGNIIGIIIGVLPGAGADMAAWVSYAMSKRFSKEPEKFGTGHVEGLVEAGASNNASIASGWVPSLLFGIPGDTIAAIAIGVLYMKGLNPGPTLFTEKASSMYAIYLMFIIANIIMIPFGIVMIRLASYVLRAPRSTVMPVIMLCCAVGSFAIGNNMFGVVTVAMFGIIGYVMEENGYPVAAMVLGIVMGTMVEQAFVTSLIKSDGSILPFFERPIAAILAAMAIGALIWPVLVWVWRKLKREVPAAASAR; from the coding sequence ATGCTGAAAACCCTGCTTGATGCGTTCGCGCTGATCTCCACCTGGGAAGTCATCATCGCGATGTTCGCGGCCTCGGTCTATGGCCTCGTCATCGGCTCGCTGCCCGGGCTGTCGGCGACCATGGCGACCGCCTTGCTCGTCCCCGTCACCTTCTATCTGTCGCCGATCGCGGCGATCGCCACCATCGTGGCGGCCTCCTCGATGGCGATCTTCTCCGGTGATATCCCCGGCGCATTGCTGCGCATTCCCGGCACCCCGGCCTCGGCGGCTTACGCGGACGAAGCCTATGCCATGACGCGCAAGGGCGAGGCGGAACTCGCGCTCGGCGCGGGCGTCTGGTTCTCCGCCGTCGGCGGCATCGCGGGCACGCTCTCGCTGATGATCCTGGCGCCGCCGCTTGCTGAAATCGCGCTGTCGTTCTCCACCTTCGAATATTTCTGGCTGGCGTTCCTCGGCCTGATGTGCGCCACGCTGGTCGCGCGCTCCTCCCCGGTGAAGGCGATCGCAAGCATGTTCATCGGTCTTCTCGTTGCCTGCATCGGCATCGAAAACCCGGGCGGCGTACCGCGGTTCACGTTTGGGATGACCGACCTGTTCGGCGGCATCGAGCCGATCCCGGCGCTGGTCGGCGTCTTCGCCGTGGCGCAGGTGATGCGCGCGATGCTGACACCGGAGCCGCCGCCGATCCCGCGGCGCAAGTTCGGGAGCATCATGGCGGGCCAGTGGCGGCTCACCAAAAAATATCGCTGGCAGATGACGCGTGGGAACATCATCGGCATCATCATCGGCGTGCTGCCGGGCGCCGGCGCCGACATGGCCGCCTGGGTCAGCTACGCCATGTCAAAACGCTTCTCGAAAGAACCCGAGAAGTTCGGAACCGGCCATGTCGAAGGCCTGGTCGAAGCCGGCGCCAGCAACAACGCCAGCATCGCCTCAGGCTGGGTGCCGTCGCTGCTGTTCGGCATTCCCGGCGACACCATCGCGGCGATCGCGATCGGCGTGCTCTACATGAAGGGCCTCAACCCCGGACCGACGCTGTTCACCGAAAAAGCGTCGAGCATGTATGCGATCTACCTGATGTTCATCATCGCCAACATCATCATGATCCCGTTCGGCATCGTCATGATCCGGTTGGCGAGCTACGTGCTGCGCGCGCCGCGTTCCACCGTGATGCCGGTCATTATGTTGTGCTGCGCGGTCGGCTCGTTCGCGATCGGCAACAACATGTTCGGCGTTGTGACCGTCGCGATGTTCGGGATCATCGGCTACGTCATGGAAGAAAACGGCTATCCGGTGGCTGCCATGGTGCTCGGCATCGTGATGGGCACCATGGTGGAACAGGCGTTCGTCACCTCGCTGATCAAATCCGACGGCAGCATATTGCCGTTCTTCGAGCGGCCGATCGCCGCGATCCTGGCAGCGATGGCGATCGGCGCGCTGATCTGGCCGGTGCTGGTCTGGGTATGGCGGAAGCTCAAACGCGAGGTACCGGCTGCCGCGTCGGCGCGCTGA
- the meaB gene encoding methylmalonyl Co-A mutase-associated GTPase MeaB, whose protein sequence is MTLPKNSSPDFKKLAHDLRAGQRAALARAITLIESRRSDHQAAARDLVQALLPDTGTAVRVGITGSPGVGKSTTIDALGMFLIERGHKVAVLAVDPSSARTGGSILGDKTRMARLANSDHAFVRPSPASGTLGGVAAKTREAMLLCEAAGFDVVLVETVGIGQSETAVCDMTDFFLALMLPGAGDELQGIKKGLVELADMIAINKADGDNIKRANLAAAEYRGALHILSPRSEHWHPPVLTYSALTGTGMDTLWQKILDHRTAMNASGEFAGRRREQQVKWMWSMLEQRMMARLRADAAIRAKVKKTEAEVADGRITPAVAAEQIAEMLR, encoded by the coding sequence ATGACCCTGCCGAAGAATTCTTCCCCCGATTTCAAGAAACTCGCCCACGACCTCCGCGCCGGTCAGCGCGCGGCGCTGGCGCGCGCGATTACCCTGATCGAAAGCCGGCGCAGCGACCACCAGGCGGCCGCACGCGATCTGGTGCAGGCGTTGCTGCCCGATACCGGCACGGCGGTGCGCGTCGGCATTACCGGCTCCCCCGGCGTCGGCAAGTCCACCACCATCGACGCGCTCGGCATGTTCCTGATCGAGCGCGGCCACAAGGTCGCTGTGCTGGCGGTGGATCCTTCCTCGGCGCGCACCGGCGGCTCGATCCTCGGCGACAAGACGCGGATGGCGCGGCTGGCGAATTCCGACCATGCCTTCGTCCGGCCCTCGCCTGCGTCGGGCACGCTCGGCGGGGTCGCTGCGAAAACCCGCGAGGCGATGCTGCTCTGCGAAGCCGCCGGCTTCGACGTCGTGCTGGTGGAAACCGTCGGCATCGGCCAGTCCGAAACCGCGGTCTGCGACATGACCGATTTCTTCCTCGCCCTGATGCTGCCCGGCGCCGGCGACGAGTTGCAGGGCATCAAGAAGGGCCTGGTCGAACTCGCCGACATGATCGCGATCAACAAGGCCGACGGCGACAATATCAAGCGCGCCAACCTGGCCGCGGCCGAATATCGCGGCGCGCTGCATATCCTGAGCCCCCGCTCGGAGCACTGGCATCCGCCGGTGCTGACCTATTCGGCGCTGACCGGCACCGGCATGGACACGTTGTGGCAGAAGATCCTCGATCACCGCACCGCCATGAATGCCTCTGGCGAGTTCGCGGGCCGTCGGCGCGAGCAGCAGGTGAAATGGATGTGGTCGATGCTGGAGCAGCGGATGATGGCCCGGCTGCGTGCCGATGCCGCGATCCGCGCCAAGGTGAAGAAAACCGAGGCCGAGGTCGCCGATGGGCGCATCACGCCGGCCGTCGCCGCCGAACAAATCGCGGAGATGCTGCGGTGA
- a CDS encoding pyroglutamyl-peptidase I, whose amino-acid sequence MSEKLRILVTGFGPFPGAPYNPTQPLVARLTRLRRPAFTNVELSSHIFPVTYRAVDRELPLALKKHQPHALLMFGLAGRTGYVRVETRARNAVTMLWPDAAQTRARKGSISDGADAQRFGPHTAKLLRAAEGTGIDVRASRDAGSYLCNYLSWRAIEAVNADSGPRLAAFVHIPPLARGGAPSRKGFARITLEELVDAGEAMLLEMVRLARKTS is encoded by the coding sequence GTGAGCGAAAAACTCCGCATTCTCGTCACCGGCTTCGGCCCGTTTCCCGGTGCGCCCTACAATCCAACGCAGCCGCTGGTGGCGCGTCTGACTCGCCTGCGCCGTCCGGCTTTCACCAACGTCGAACTATCCAGCCACATCTTTCCCGTGACGTATCGGGCGGTCGACCGCGAACTGCCCCTGGCTCTGAAGAAGCACCAACCGCACGCGCTGTTGATGTTCGGCCTTGCCGGCCGCACCGGATATGTCCGGGTCGAAACCCGCGCCCGCAATGCCGTCACCATGCTGTGGCCCGACGCCGCGCAAACCCGCGCCCGCAAGGGGTCGATATCAGATGGCGCCGACGCGCAACGTTTCGGCCCGCATACCGCCAAGCTGCTGCGTGCTGCTGAGGGGACCGGCATCGACGTCCGCGCCTCGCGCGATGCCGGCAGCTATCTCTGCAACTATTTGAGCTGGCGCGCGATCGAGGCCGTCAATGCCGACAGCGGCCCCCGCCTCGCCGCCTTCGTCCACATCCCGCCGCTGGCGCGCGGCGGCGCGCCCAGCCGCAAGGGTTTTGCGCGCATCACCCTGGAAGAACTGGTCGACGCCGGCGAAGCGATGCTGCTGGAAATGGTGAGGCTGGCACGCAAGACTTCATAA
- a CDS encoding TIGR03808 family TAT-translocated repetitive protein, producing MDMNRRHLIGASTVGVAGALAMSPDAARAAPLTSALGRDVTQYGVRPGSPDDQTRNLQRAIDEAARAQVPLALPPGVYRTGMLRLSNGAQLVGVRGATKLVFNGGPSMLQGEGANNVGLTGITFDGGGIALPERRGLVHCLGGRDVRIADCEITASGGNGIWLEQVSGDISGNIFKKIATTAVVSFDALGLIVSRNTITDTNDNGIEILRTAIGDDGTLVADNRIEDIKAGPGGSGQYGNAINAFRAGNVIVRGNRIKNCDYSAVRGNSASNIQITGNSVSNVREVALYSEFAFEGAVIANNTVDGAAVGVSVCNFNEGGRIAVVQGNIVRNLLPKRPIGTAPDDDAGIGIYVEADSTVTGNVIENAPSFGIIAGWGKYLRNVAITGNVIRNAFVGVGVSVLPGAGTALVNNNMISETPRGAVVGLDHARTITTDLSAEGAQRYAQVVVGGNAVRR from the coding sequence ATGGACATGAACCGCCGCCATCTCATTGGAGCATCCACCGTCGGCGTCGCGGGCGCACTTGCGATGTCGCCCGACGCCGCACGCGCGGCGCCCCTCACCTCCGCGCTCGGGCGCGACGTCACGCAGTATGGCGTCCGCCCCGGCAGTCCCGACGATCAGACCAGGAATCTGCAACGCGCGATCGACGAGGCTGCGCGCGCGCAGGTGCCGCTGGCGCTGCCTCCGGGGGTCTACCGCACCGGCATGCTGCGCCTTTCGAACGGCGCGCAACTGGTCGGCGTGCGCGGCGCGACCAAGCTTGTGTTCAATGGCGGCCCTTCGATGCTGCAGGGCGAAGGCGCCAACAATGTCGGCCTGACCGGGATCACCTTCGACGGCGGCGGCATTGCGCTGCCGGAGCGGCGCGGGCTCGTGCATTGCCTCGGCGGGCGCGATGTCCGCATCGCCGACTGCGAAATCACGGCCAGCGGCGGCAACGGCATCTGGCTGGAGCAGGTTTCCGGCGACATCTCCGGCAATATCTTCAAGAAGATCGCGACAACCGCGGTTGTATCGTTCGACGCGCTGGGCCTGATCGTCTCGCGCAACACCATCACCGATACCAATGACAACGGCATCGAGATTCTGCGCACGGCGATCGGCGACGACGGCACCCTGGTCGCGGACAACCGCATCGAGGACATCAAGGCCGGGCCCGGCGGCTCCGGCCAATACGGCAACGCCATCAACGCGTTTCGCGCCGGCAATGTGATCGTGCGCGGCAACCGCATCAAGAATTGCGATTACTCCGCGGTGCGCGGCAATTCGGCCTCGAACATCCAGATCACGGGCAACAGCGTCAGCAATGTCCGCGAGGTCGCGCTCTATTCCGAATTCGCGTTCGAAGGCGCGGTCATCGCCAACAACACCGTCGACGGTGCCGCCGTCGGCGTCTCCGTCTGCAATTTCAACGAGGGCGGCCGCATCGCCGTCGTGCAGGGCAACATCGTCAGAAATCTGCTGCCGAAGCGGCCGATCGGCACCGCGCCTGATGATGACGCCGGGATCGGCATCTATGTCGAGGCGGACTCGACGGTGACAGGCAACGTGATCGAGAACGCGCCCTCGTTCGGCATCATCGCCGGCTGGGGCAAATATCTCCGCAACGTCGCCATTACGGGCAATGTGATCCGCAACGCCTTCGTCGGTGTCGGTGTATCGGTACTGCCAGGCGCGGGGACGGCGCTGGTCAACAACAACATGATTTCGGAAACCCCGCGCGGCGCCGTGGTCGGCCTCGACCACGCCCGCACCATCACGACCGATCTGTCAGCCGAAGGCGCGCAGCGTTACGCGCAGGTGGTAGTCGGAGGCAATGCGGTGCGGCGCTAG
- a CDS encoding TIGR03809 family protein: MAHPADVARGRNIVARWCNLAEQRLEHLTELFESGRWRRYHTELEFLENIQEAKAAVETWRDLLSREASLENTAIDLAWLGRRRTTPLPRDTGYRQPVVHLRPQPAPIATASPPIAVAPPRDIPADILVALESRLAVADAAPSVPDAPALDEMPLQPLDLDTMKQRYPLLRNAL, translated from the coding sequence ATGGCGCATCCTGCAGACGTGGCACGTGGCCGCAATATTGTTGCGCGCTGGTGCAACCTTGCCGAGCAACGGCTGGAACACCTCACCGAACTGTTCGAGAGCGGGCGCTGGCGCCGCTATCACACCGAACTCGAATTTCTCGAAAACATCCAGGAAGCCAAGGCCGCCGTGGAAACCTGGCGTGACCTGTTGAGCCGGGAAGCCTCGCTCGAAAACACAGCGATCGACCTGGCCTGGCTTGGCCGCCGTCGCACGACGCCGCTGCCGCGCGATACGGGGTACCGTCAGCCGGTTGTGCACCTGAGGCCGCAGCCGGCGCCGATTGCGACGGCGTCACCGCCGATTGCGGTCGCGCCGCCGCGCGATATTCCCGCTGATATTCTGGTAGCGCTGGAAAGCCGGCTCGCTGTCGCGGACGCGGCGCCGTCCGTGCCCGACGCGCCGGCGCTGGACGAAATGCCGTTGCAGCCGCTCGATCTCGATACGATGAAGCAACGCTATCCGCTGCTGCGCAACGCGCTGTAG
- a CDS encoding S8 family serine peptidase, with the protein MAFAASAVHAQSIMRTPNLNVGARTPSINPTITPRINPSIAARPSVRADTVARTPPSRIGTMSSTLRVRPRAGVQSTLPHARFSPNLYPACQNAFRGPDGECFDRPVMSAGGGNGTSAKKGNSKGKGESGNNNAQAAVNLRVVPNELVAEIDGALSTAEADELARRHGLERIASQSFPLLGGTVGLFRIVDRRPVDTVRREFAADGSVRSVQLNFRYFLQDQKKPAIEGDAAQYAVAQLRLPQAHALARGMNVTIAVIDSGVDIKHPELANSVADSFDALGSKEGPHIHGTGIAGAIVAHAKLMGSAPEARLLAIRAFGAGSKGAESTSYVILRGLDYAAEHGAQIINMSFAGPKDPLIERGIAAMASRGILMVAAAGNAGAKSPPLYPAANPNVIAVSGTDAQKKLFAASNRGNHIAISAPGADIFLPAPDEKYQITSGTSFSAAYVSGVAALILERNPALKPNDVRVLLTRTARDLGAPGRDDQFGAGEADAFAAVTAAAAAPAVPLASVSGKPAGEKTPALDPSGDNASVSRALNDDPPSIASDKSAANAAK; encoded by the coding sequence ATGGCTTTCGCAGCCTCGGCCGTTCATGCGCAGAGCATCATGCGCACGCCCAATCTCAATGTCGGGGCGCGGACGCCTTCCATCAATCCAACGATTACGCCGCGGATCAATCCCAGTATTGCGGCCCGGCCGAGCGTGCGCGCCGATACCGTCGCGCGGACGCCGCCATCCCGGATCGGCACCATGAGTTCGACCCTGCGCGTCCGCCCGAGGGCCGGCGTGCAGTCGACGCTGCCCCATGCGCGGTTTTCGCCCAATCTCTATCCGGCCTGCCAGAATGCGTTTCGCGGTCCCGACGGCGAATGCTTCGATCGTCCGGTCATGTCGGCCGGTGGCGGCAATGGCACCTCGGCCAAGAAGGGCAATAGCAAGGGCAAGGGCGAATCGGGCAATAACAACGCGCAGGCCGCGGTCAATCTGCGCGTGGTCCCGAACGAGCTCGTCGCCGAAATCGACGGCGCGCTATCCACCGCCGAGGCCGATGAGCTGGCGCGGCGTCATGGCCTGGAGCGCATCGCCTCGCAGAGTTTCCCGCTGCTCGGCGGCACCGTCGGCCTGTTCCGCATCGTCGATCGCCGGCCGGTGGACACGGTGCGCCGCGAATTCGCGGCCGACGGCAGCGTGCGTTCGGTGCAGCTCAATTTCCGTTACTTCCTGCAGGACCAGAAGAAGCCTGCGATCGAGGGTGACGCCGCGCAATACGCCGTCGCCCAGCTTCGGCTGCCGCAGGCGCACGCGCTCGCCCGCGGCATGAACGTCACCATCGCGGTGATCGATTCAGGCGTCGACATCAAACATCCCGAACTCGCCAATTCGGTCGCCGACAGTTTTGACGCGCTCGGTAGCAAGGAAGGTCCGCATATCCATGGCACCGGCATTGCCGGCGCGATCGTCGCGCATGCCAAACTGATGGGCAGCGCGCCGGAGGCGAGGTTGCTTGCGATCCGTGCATTCGGCGCGGGATCGAAGGGCGCGGAGAGCACGTCCTATGTGATCCTCCGGGGATTGGACTACGCGGCCGAGCACGGCGCGCAGATCATCAACATGAGCTTTGCCGGCCCCAAGGATCCGCTGATCGAGCGGGGGATCGCCGCGATGGCGAGCCGTGGCATCCTGATGGTGGCTGCGGCCGGCAATGCCGGAGCGAAATCGCCGCCGCTCTATCCAGCCGCCAATCCGAACGTCATTGCGGTGAGCGGAACCGACGCGCAGAAAAAGCTGTTTGCGGCGTCCAACCGGGGCAACCACATCGCGATATCGGCGCCGGGCGCGGATATCTTCCTGCCGGCACCGGACGAAAAATATCAGATCACGTCGGGCACCTCGTTCTCAGCCGCCTATGTCAGCGGCGTCGCGGCGCTGATACTGGAGCGCAACCCTGCGTTGAAGCCGAACGATGTTCGCGTACTCCTGACGAGGACCGCCCGCGATCTCGGCGCCCCCGGCCGCGACGATCAGTTTGGAGCGGGCGAGGCCGACGCCTTTGCCGCGGTCACCGCGGCGGCTGCCGCGCCAGCGGTTCCGCTTGCCTCCGTTTCAGGCAAGCCTGCGGGAGAAAAAACGCCGGCACTCGACCCGTCTGGCGATAACGCTTCCGTGAGCCGGGCGCTGAATGACGATCCGCCGTCGATAGCGTCGGACAAATCGGCCGCAAACGCCGCGAAATAG
- a CDS encoding sigma-70 family RNA polymerase sigma factor, translated as MNAAQAASDEILIARIAQGDRLAMQVLYGRHHVRVFRFGLRLVRDEQIAEDLISEVFLDVWRQAGKFEGRSAVTTWLLAITRFKALSALRRRKDVGLDEETANAIEDTSDDPEVVVQKKDTGEALRKCLTALSPEHREIVDLVYYHEKSVEEVAEIVGIPENTVKTRLFYARKKLAELLKAAGIERGWP; from the coding sequence TTGAACGCGGCACAGGCGGCTTCAGACGAAATTCTGATCGCTCGGATCGCTCAAGGCGACCGGCTCGCCATGCAGGTGCTTTACGGAAGGCACCATGTCAGGGTGTTCCGTTTCGGGCTTCGGCTCGTAAGGGATGAACAGATTGCGGAAGACCTCATCAGCGAGGTTTTTCTCGATGTGTGGCGTCAGGCTGGCAAGTTCGAAGGCCGATCCGCCGTTACCACCTGGCTCCTGGCGATTACGCGGTTCAAGGCCCTTTCGGCACTAAGGCGCCGCAAGGACGTTGGACTGGACGAAGAAACTGCGAACGCGATCGAGGATACGTCCGACGATCCGGAAGTGGTGGTGCAGAAGAAGGATACGGGTGAAGCGTTGCGCAAGTGCCTCACGGCGCTTTCGCCAGAGCACCGGGAGATCGTCGATCTCGTCTACTACCACGAGAAGTCCGTGGAGGAGGTAGCCGAAATCGTCGGTATTCCGGAGAACACCGTCAAGACGCGCCTGTTTTATGCGCGCAAGAAATTGGCCGAGTTGCTGAAGGCAGCCGGCATAGAGCGAGGTTGGCCGTGA